Proteins found in one Coffea eugenioides isolate CCC68of chromosome 5, Ceug_1.0, whole genome shotgun sequence genomic segment:
- the LOC113772065 gene encoding putative calcium-transporting ATPase 13, plasma membrane-type — MSSIIDANLLCKSFVNQLSALNRRRWHSAFVTIYCSRAFEQALAARNSKVLLIPSQRATKKTTKISSLCDHVIINVKDYPNFYNTYQPSLTKLVKEKSIHQLNELGGVLGIATSLNTKIQHGLNFNDYEDISRRVEAFGSNTFRKPPKKGFFPFVWEAFQDPTISILLACAALSLGFGIKENGPKEGWYDGGSIFVAVFLVISVSAISNFRQNRQFERLSKISSNIPVEVVRNGKRQQISIFEIVVGDVVYLKTGDQVPADGLFLEGHSLRIDESSMTGESDHLEVNHSQNPFLISGTKVADGYGQMLVTSVGMNTTWGQMMSSVSHDFNEKTPLQSRLNKLTSAISKVGLAVAFLVLVVLLVRYFTGHTKDTYGNKEFNGSKTKADDVINAVVKIIAAAVTIVVVAIPEGLPLAVTLTLAYSMKRMMADQAMVRKLSACETMGSATTICTDKTGTLTLNRMTVTEFWLGKDSMDKDSYISISTNVLKLLHEAVSLNTTGSVFGSISSRTEGLKFSGSPTEKAILSWAVMELNMDMERIKQNCSILHVEAFNSDKKRSGVLMKRTADNLINVHWKGAAEMILAMCSHYYDAEGEVKLLDHLERKKFEEIIQCMGASSLRCIAFAYKQISETSDDIGEIQQSLEDKNLILLGIVGLKDPCRSSVKKAVEYCQYAGVKIKMITGDNVFTARAIATECGILKVNQEANEGLVVEGVEFRNYTDEERMEKVDKIVVMARSSPFDKHLMVNCLKAKGHVVAVTGDGTNDAPALKEADIGLSMGIQGTEVAKESSDIVILDDNFASVATVLTWGRCVYNNIQKFIQFQLTVNVAALVINFVAAFSAGEVSLTAVQLLWVNLIMDTLGALALATERPTKDLMHKPPVGRTEPLITNIMWRNLVSQALYQIAVLLTLQFRGESIFGVSKKVNNTLIFNTFVLCQVFNEFNARKLERKNVFEGIHRNKLFLGIIGVTIILQVVMVEFLQRFANTERLNWGQWGACIGIAAASWPIGWIVKCIPVPERPVFSYLMWKNLKGM, encoded by the coding sequence ATGTCGTCAATAATTGATGCAAACTTACTTTGCAAGAGCTTTGTTAATCAACTTAGTGCACTGAACAGAAGGAGATGGCACTCAGCTTTTGTGACCATATATTGTTCAAGGGCCTTTGAACAAGCTCTCGCCGCTCGAAATAGCAAAGTTTTGCTTATTCCATCACAAAGAGCAACGAAGAAAACAACCAAGATTTCAAGCCTTTGTGACCATGTGATAATCAATGTCAAAGATTACCCCAACTTTTACAATACTTATCAGCCAAGCCTCACAAAGCTTGTCAAGGAGAAAAGCATTCATCAGCTTAACGAATTAGGTGGTGTTCTAGGTATAGCTACTTCTCTCAATACAAAAATTCAGCATGGATTAAATTTTAATGATTACGAAGATATTTCACGTAGAGTTGAAGCTTTTGGTAGCAATACATTTCGTAAACCGCCCAAAAAGGGATTCTTCCCTTTTGTTTGGGAAGCTTTTCAAGATCCTACAATTTCCATTCTTTTGGCATGTGCTGCATTGTCTCTTGGTTTTGGGATAAAAGAGAATGGTCCAAAAGAAGGATGGTATGATGGTGGAAGTATTTTTGTTGCTGTATTTCTTGTTATTTCTGTTTCAGCAATCAGTAATTTTAGGCAGAATCGACAATTTGAGAGGCTTTCCAAGATTAGCAGCAATATCCCAGTTGAAGTAGTGAGAAATGGGAAGAGACAGCAAATTTCAATCTTTGAAATTGTTGTAGGAGATGTTGTTTACTTGAAGACTGGTGATCAGGTACCTGCTGATGGATTATTCTTGGAGGGGCATTCCTTACGCATTGATGAATCAAGCATGACTGGAGAAAGTGATCATCTTGAAGTAAATCACAGTCAGAATCCATTCTTGATTTCTGGCACTAAAGTAGCTGATGGATATGGTCAAATGCTTGTTACTTCTGTTGGAATGAACACAACTTGGGGGCAAATGATGAGCTCTGTTAGCCACGATTTTAATGAGAAAACCCCTCTTCAATCTCGCCTCAATAAGCTCACTTCAGCAATCAGTAAAGTTGGCTTAGCAGTTGCCTTTTTAGTTCTTGTGGTGCTTTTGGTTCGCTACTTTACAGGTCATACAAAGGATACATATGGAAATAAAGAGTTCAATGGCAGCAAAACGAAGGCTGATGATGTGATTAATGCTGTTGTGAAAATTATTGCTGCAGCAGTAACAATTGTAGTTGTTGCAATTCCAGAAGGCTTGCCTCTGGCTGTAACACTTACACTTGCTTATTCGATGAAGAGAATGATGGCTGATCAGGCAATGGTGAGAAAGCTTTCTGCTTGTGAAACAATGGGCTCTGCTACAACCATCTGTACAGACAAAACAGGTACTCTTACTTTAAATAGAATGACAGTTACAGAGTTTTGGCTGGGCAAAGATTCAATGGACAAAGATAGCTACATTTCCATCTCAACCAATGTTCTTAAATTGCTACACGAAGCAGTGAGCCTGAACACCACAGGAAGTGTTTTTGGGTCAATTAGTTCACGAACTGAGGGCCTCAAGTTCTCAGGAAGTCCTACTGAGAAAGCAATTCTATCTTGGGCTGTGATGGAATTAAATATGGATATGGAAAGAATAAAACAGAATTGCTCAATTCTTCATGTAGAAGCATTCAATTCAGATAAGAAGAGAAGTGGCGTCTTGATGAAGAGGACTGCAGATAATTTGATTAATGTCCACTGGAAAGGAGCTGCTGAAATGATACTAGCAATGTGCTCGCACTACTATGATGCTGAAGGAGAAGTGAAATTACTAGATCATCTTGAGAGaaagaaatttgaagaaataatTCAGTGCATGGGTGCCAGCAGTCTGAGATGTATTGCATTTGCTTACAAGCAAATATCAGAAACTAGTGACGACATTGGAGAAATACAACAATCATTAGAAGATAAGAACTTGATCCTTTTGGGTATTGTAGGCCTGAAAGATCCCTGTCGCTCCAGTGTGAAGAAAGCTGTGGAATATTGTCAATATGCTGGTGTGAAGATCAAAATGATCACTGGTGACAACGTATTCACTGCAAGGGCAATAGCCACTGAATGTGGGATACTTAAGGTTAATCAAGAGGCCAACGAAGGATTGGTGGTGGAAGGTGTGGAATTTCGCAACTACACAGATGAGGAAAGGATGGAAAAGGTTGATAAAATTGTTGTAATGGCAAGATCATCTCCTTTTGACAAGCATCTCATGGTGAATTGTTTAAAAGCTAAAGGTCATGTTGTAGCAGTGACTGGAGATGGAACAAATGACGCACCAGCATTGAAAGAGGCTGATATAGGACTTTCTATGGGGATTCAGGGAACTGAAGTTGCTAAAGAGAGTTCCGATATTGTCATTCTGGATGACAATTTTGCTTCTGTTGCCACAGTTCTTACATGGGGAAGATGTGTATACAACAACATCCAGAAATTTATTCAGTTCCAGCTGACAGTGAATGTGGCAGCTCTGGTGATCAACTTTGTGGCAGCATTTTCAGCCGGAGAAGTATCATTAACAGCAGTTCAACTCTTGTGGGTAAATCTCATCATGGATACTCTTGGCGCCTTAGCTCTAGCAACAGAAAGGCCAACGAAGGATCTCATGCACAAGCCTCCAGTTGGGCGTACCGAGCCCCTCATCACCAACATCATGTGGAGGAACTTAGTCTCTCAAGCCTTGTATCAGATTGCAGTTCTTCTGACATTACAGTTCAGAGGTGAATCAATCTTTGGTGTAAGCAAAAAGGTAAACAATACCTTGATCTTCAACACTTTTGTTCTTTGCCAAGTGTTCAACGAGTTCAATGCAAGGAAGCTTGAGAGGAAGAATGTGTTTGAGGGGATACATAGGAACAAGTTGTTCTTGGGAATTATTGGGGTTACAATTATTCTTCAAGTGGTGATGGTGGAATTTCTGCAGAGGTTTGCTAATACAGAGAGATTGAATTGGGGGCAATGGGGAGCTTGCATAGGAATTGCAGCTGCCTCTTGGCCAATTGGCTGGATTGTTAAGTGCATACCTGTTCCAGAGAGACCAGTGTTCAGTTATCTCATGTGGAAGAACTTGAAAGGAATGTAG